In one window of Armatimonadota bacterium DNA:
- a CDS encoding Gfo/Idh/MocA family oxidoreductase: MKPITRRTFIKTSIAGAGWVVAGLPSAKIVGANDDLRVAVVGFHGQGRSHVGRWVGMEGVRLVALCDVDESVLNGMAAQLDQNNISVEKYTDVRRLLENDEIDAISIATPNHWHSLITIWACQAGKDVYVEKPCSHNVFEGRKCVEAARKYNRIVQHGTQNRASSDWARQIAVAQSGKYGKLLVSKGYCCKPRWSIGFKPIEDPPEHLHFDLWLGPAPMQPYHGNLVHYNWHWFWATGNGDIGNQGVHQMDIARWAIKGATLPRSVVSMGGRWVDGPDFKDQGETPNMELSVFDFGESLLVFETRGLVGNQLGGVYSNKVANEFYLEEGAIKDGQFFPKGSDQGEPLAEVDYHVYPNWIFGNFIDCVRSRKQEELNADILEGHYSSALCHLGNIPYRVGEDVPFEERPTIFQENEIVSDSMRTVLENTEALGVKPEEATYRLGPKLEFDPEAERFVNNPQANQLLTREYRDPFVVPNKV, encoded by the coding sequence ATGAAGCCGATCACGCGGAGAACCTTTATCAAGACCTCGATTGCGGGCGCCGGATGGGTGGTCGCAGGGCTTCCCTCCGCTAAGATCGTCGGAGCCAACGACGATCTGCGCGTGGCCGTCGTCGGATTCCACGGTCAGGGCAGGTCACACGTCGGGCGCTGGGTCGGCATGGAAGGCGTGCGCTTGGTAGCGCTGTGCGACGTGGACGAATCGGTCCTCAATGGCATGGCGGCTCAGCTAGATCAGAATAACATCAGCGTCGAGAAGTACACCGATGTGAGGAGGCTGCTCGAGAACGACGAGATTGACGCAATCAGCATCGCCACGCCGAACCACTGGCATTCGCTGATAACGATCTGGGCGTGCCAGGCGGGCAAAGACGTCTATGTGGAGAAGCCTTGCAGTCACAACGTGTTCGAGGGACGCAAGTGCGTGGAGGCCGCCAGGAAATACAACCGGATCGTGCAGCACGGCACGCAGAATCGTGCCAGCTCGGACTGGGCGCGACAGATCGCCGTAGCTCAGAGCGGCAAATACGGGAAACTCCTGGTGTCCAAGGGCTACTGCTGCAAGCCGCGGTGGAGCATCGGCTTCAAGCCGATCGAAGATCCGCCCGAGCATCTTCACTTCGATCTGTGGCTCGGCCCAGCGCCGATGCAGCCGTATCACGGTAATCTCGTCCACTATAATTGGCACTGGTTCTGGGCCACGGGAAACGGCGATATAGGCAATCAGGGGGTCCACCAGATGGATATCGCTCGCTGGGCAATCAAGGGCGCCACGTTGCCCAGAAGCGTTGTCAGCATGGGCGGACGCTGGGTCGATGGCCCTGATTTCAAGGACCAGGGCGAGACTCCCAACATGGAGCTATCCGTGTTCGATTTCGGGGAGTCGCTGCTGGTCTTCGAAACCCGAGGTCTGGTGGGTAACCAATTAGGCGGGGTTTATTCGAACAAGGTGGCCAACGAGTTCTATCTCGAGGAGGGTGCGATCAAGGACGGTCAGTTCTTTCCCAAAGGGAGCGACCAAGGCGAGCCGCTGGCGGAAGTGGACTACCACGTCTACCCCAACTGGATCTTCGGGAACTTCATTGACTGCGTTCGCAGCCGCAAGCAGGAGGAGCTGAACGCCGATATCCTGGAGGGCCACTACTCCAGCGCCCTCTGCCACCTCGGCAACATCCCGTATCGCGTGGGAGAAGACGTCCCCTTCGAGGAGCGTCCAACGATTTTTCAGGAAAACGAGATCGTGAGCGACAGCATGCGCACGGTCCTCGAGAATACGGAGGCCCTCGGCGTGAAGCCGGAAGAGGCCACTTATCGCTTGGGCCCGAAGCTCGAATTCGATCCCGAGGCGGAGCGGTTCGTCAACAACCCGCAAGCGAACCAGCTCCTCACGAGAGAGTACCGCGATCCCTTCGTCGTGCCCAACAAGGTGTAA
- a CDS encoding DUF1559 domain-containing protein encodes MRTNRGFTLIELLVVIAIIAILAAILFPVFARAREAARKATCLSNLKQIALAAIMYAQDYDEVLPSANGTGYECTSHAVEPGNSYITIDDANTAGLGSTDYWQLGDALLPYVKSVDLFNCPTLIRRDDQQVVEIVVLTAGPAVGARKFGCAAIPPGDNDRWDFVGSYWWGCCHYPSGPGVLASDYCEELGAVWDAAVWLLGYVDDTDDPAEYWACGNAVGNFDDPVWKPMAGCKSYGVHEGYGYDYINDHVIPVEMGGDPPTIPICMPVAFVDGHVKYYRGSFYETMMLMTQPNEIQ; translated from the coding sequence ATGCGAACGAACCGCGGTTTTACCCTGATTGAGCTGCTGGTGGTGATCGCGATCATCGCGATCCTGGCCGCCATTCTGTTCCCCGTGTTCGCCCGAGCGCGGGAGGCGGCGAGAAAAGCCACCTGCCTATCCAACCTGAAGCAGATCGCTCTCGCGGCGATCATGTACGCCCAGGACTATGACGAGGTGCTGCCTAGCGCCAACGGCACCGGCTACGAGTGTACGTCGCACGCGGTGGAACCGGGAAACTCCTACATCACGATAGATGACGCCAACACGGCCGGGCTCGGCAGCACGGACTACTGGCAGTTGGGAGACGCGTTGCTGCCGTACGTCAAGAGCGTTGATCTGTTCAACTGCCCTACGCTGATCCGACGTGACGACCAGCAGGTGGTCGAAATCGTGGTGTTGACCGCGGGCCCCGCAGTGGGCGCGCGCAAGTTCGGGTGCGCCGCTATCCCCCCGGGTGACAACGACCGCTGGGACTTCGTTGGCTCCTACTGGTGGGGCTGCTGTCACTATCCCTCCGGGCCCGGCGTCTTGGCGTCGGACTACTGTGAGGAGCTGGGGGCGGTCTGGGACGCCGCCGTCTGGCTTCTGGGTTACGTCGATGACACGGACGACCCGGCGGAGTACTGGGCGTGCGGCAACGCGGTGGGCAACTTCGACGACCCGGTGTGGAAGCCGATGGCTGGCTGCAAATCGTACGGTGTTCACGAAGGTTACGGCTACGACTACATCAACGACCACGTGATCCCCGTGGAGATGGGCGGCGACCCACCGACGATCCCGATCTGTATGCCCGTCGCGTTCGTGGACGGCCACGTCAAGTACTACCGTGGCAGCTTCTACGAGACGATGATGCTGATGACGCAGCCCAACGAGATCCAGTAG
- a CDS encoding phenylacetic acid degradation protein yields the protein MFATRRHILALLTAAAFVCLNSWGARAEESAPVAAEDMLAQYVNAPDPTCRWEKGPAAWDDTGSLSDILLTSQTWRGITWKHLLRLAIPAEVKYPGWMLLYITGGSGEARPGRREGQDAEAIAIARAIEAPVAVLYRVPNQPLFDGMVEDEIISYTFQNYMMDADPTWPLLFPMTKSAARAMDALQQYAKREWQQEIHSFVVFGHSKRGWTTWLTAAADRGKRVKAIAPAVFDNLNIREQMPHQVELWGAYSEEIDDYSSKGLTELLDTPRGRMLVTSVDPYTFRANLTMPKLILNGSNDPYWATDALNYYWDDLVGPKYVLYAPNRGHGIMGSECVPNTLSAFFRTVAAGKAMPEISWTRQVEGDTVTLTIKAPQATGARAWAATADDLDFRPQTWRSTEMAGGNGVFTVTIARPADKNIAVFGEADFTADGRAFTLSTQNAILKK from the coding sequence ATGTTTGCGACAAGACGGCACATCCTAGCGTTGCTCACTGCTGCGGCGTTCGTGTGTCTGAACTCATGGGGTGCGCGGGCAGAGGAATCGGCGCCGGTGGCCGCCGAGGACATGCTGGCGCAGTACGTGAACGCCCCGGATCCGACGTGTCGGTGGGAGAAGGGGCCCGCGGCGTGGGACGATACGGGATCGCTCAGCGACATCCTGCTGACTTCGCAGACGTGGCGCGGGATCACATGGAAGCACTTGCTGCGACTTGCCATACCCGCCGAGGTCAAGTATCCGGGCTGGATGCTGCTCTACATCACCGGCGGCTCCGGCGAGGCAAGGCCGGGGAGGCGGGAAGGCCAGGACGCCGAGGCGATCGCCATTGCTCGCGCGATCGAAGCGCCGGTGGCCGTGTTGTACCGCGTGCCCAATCAGCCTCTGTTCGACGGCATGGTCGAGGATGAGATTATCTCCTACACGTTCCAGAACTACATGATGGATGCCGACCCGACCTGGCCGCTCCTGTTTCCGATGACCAAGAGCGCGGCGCGAGCGATGGACGCCCTGCAACAATACGCCAAGCGGGAGTGGCAGCAGGAGATCCACAGTTTCGTGGTGTTCGGCCATTCGAAGCGGGGCTGGACGACGTGGCTGACGGCGGCGGCGGACCGCGGCAAGCGGGTCAAGGCAATCGCCCCCGCGGTGTTTGACAACCTCAACATACGCGAGCAGATGCCGCACCAGGTAGAGCTGTGGGGCGCGTATAGCGAGGAGATTGATGACTATTCGTCCAAGGGCCTGACTGAATTGCTCGACACGCCACGAGGTCGGATGCTGGTGACGTCGGTTGACCCCTACACCTTCAGGGCGAATCTAACCATGCCGAAGTTGATCCTCAACGGCTCCAATGACCCGTACTGGGCGACGGACGCCCTCAACTATTACTGGGATGACCTGGTGGGCCCGAAGTACGTGCTCTATGCGCCGAACCGCGGCCACGGGATCATGGGATCCGAGTGCGTCCCGAACACCCTTAGCGCCTTCTTCCGCACCGTGGCGGCGGGCAAGGCCATGCCGGAGATCTCCTGGACCAGACAGGTCGAAGGCGATACAGTAACACTCACCATCAAGGCCCCACAGGCAACCGGCGCGCGGGCGTGGGCGGCAACCGCCGATGATTTGGACTTTCGCCCTCAGACGTGGCGGTCAACCGAGATGGCGGGCGGCAACGGGGTCTTCACAGTCACCATCGCGCGGCCGGCGGACAAGAACATCGCAGTCTTCGGGGAGGCAGACTTCACGGCTGACGGTAGGGCCTTTACTCTGTCGACCCAGAATGCGATCCTGAAGAAGTAG
- a CDS encoding RNA polymerase sigma factor — translation MGELASIWQNPLYYYVRRLARDEEDTLDIMQDTWVLVIRRFRQLRNPAAFPAWLFKIARNVAHSHTRKSRRQEIGAEDEPVPQRMQEESSDPLAEFTAEDVHRALGKLTMAHRDCLTLHFIEGFSLLEVSQIAGVPLGTVKSRLYHAKKCLRRALEEEVNRDE, via the coding sequence ATGGGTGAGCTGGCCTCAATCTGGCAGAACCCCCTCTACTACTACGTACGGCGTCTTGCTCGAGACGAAGAGGACACCTTGGACATTATGCAGGACACGTGGGTGCTGGTCATTCGGAGATTCAGGCAGCTGCGGAACCCGGCCGCCTTCCCCGCGTGGCTCTTCAAGATCGCTCGGAATGTCGCACACAGCCATACCCGCAAGAGCCGGCGCCAGGAAATCGGTGCTGAGGACGAACCCGTACCCCAAAGGATGCAGGAAGAAAGCAGCGACCCGCTGGCCGAATTCACCGCGGAAGACGTTCATCGCGCACTGGGAAAACTCACTATGGCACACCGCGACTGTCTCACGCTACACTTCATTGAAGGGTTTTCACTCCTGGAAGTGAGCCAGATCGCGGGCGTCCCGCTCGGGACAGTCAAGTCGAGGCTCTACCATGCCAAGAAATGCCTTCGTCGCGCACTGGAAGAGGAGGTCAACCGAGATGAATGA
- a CDS encoding metallophosphoesterase has protein sequence MRILLRLAACAALLAACLGMAQGSLIDESLQALRAGPDPGDHFSFVVVADTHAGLTPDESVTLRANMREIALLRPELVLAAGDLIKGSAIDTLDREFAQAWSDSKLCGAPFFPVPGNHDTAGPETSALWEKLYGPLRYSFDRGNVHFVGLNTMEAGGLQSPAVLAWLEADLAAATAKHVVVFQHDPGWARDWPRWQPIHDILRQYPVRLVVAGHWHSYHKFDPVDGIHYLVIPAVNGITPQVTPAQMEEGRFSGYLLVNVRGDEISYAPIRAGSIYPPDVSLMRNTLERERLRRQAVQAPVIGYTFGRPVQRAIRVKISNPYPKPLASTLTWETEGKWQITPRSAKYLAPANGDTSLTFAVRAPADGVMYPTPVYSTEYLYGPDQAKKLLVRGRLELRPSFAVVKAARPVVVDGRLDEWRGVPGAPLRYASRISITEVDNLSAEVQWQWDESKLYLAVTVRDNVFYQPYTGDGVWQADCLEMTFDPAADGNAQGHRGDDSDFSMARVTDGCQAWVARSPDGFEGVAQDIPLAVERSGNYTLYEFAIPASRLGLTGLEAGKHVGHSLAVQDLDGNVPGKRHWWVELLPGVGGGSYPCPLFELVLK, from the coding sequence ATGCGAATACTACTGCGATTGGCGGCCTGCGCGGCCCTTCTGGCAGCCTGCCTGGGGATGGCGCAGGGCAGTCTCATAGACGAGAGCCTGCAGGCGCTGCGTGCCGGGCCCGACCCCGGGGATCACTTCTCGTTCGTGGTGGTGGCGGACACCCACGCCGGGCTGACACCGGACGAGAGCGTCACGCTGCGGGCGAACATGCGCGAGATCGCCCTGCTCCGCCCGGAGCTGGTGCTCGCCGCGGGCGACCTCATCAAGGGCTCGGCCATCGACACCCTGGACCGGGAGTTCGCCCAGGCCTGGTCCGACAGCAAGCTCTGCGGCGCCCCGTTCTTCCCCGTCCCCGGCAACCACGACACCGCCGGCCCGGAGACCTCCGCCCTCTGGGAGAAGCTCTACGGCCCGCTCCGCTATTCCTTCGACCGGGGCAATGTCCACTTCGTGGGGCTCAACACCATGGAGGCCGGCGGCCTGCAGTCTCCGGCCGTGCTCGCCTGGCTCGAGGCCGACCTCGCCGCCGCCACGGCCAAGCATGTCGTCGTCTTCCAGCACGACCCGGGCTGGGCCCGCGACTGGCCCCGCTGGCAGCCCATCCACGATATCCTGCGCCAGTACCCGGTGCGGCTGGTGGTGGCCGGGCACTGGCACAGCTACCACAAGTTCGACCCCGTGGACGGCATCCACTATCTGGTCATCCCCGCCGTGAACGGCATCACCCCCCAGGTGACCCCCGCGCAAATGGAGGAAGGCCGTTTCTCCGGCTACCTGCTGGTCAACGTGCGCGGGGACGAGATCTCCTACGCTCCCATCCGCGCCGGCAGCATCTACCCGCCCGATGTTTCGCTGATGCGTAACACGCTCGAGCGCGAGCGGCTGCGCCGGCAGGCGGTGCAGGCCCCGGTGATCGGCTACACCTTCGGCCGCCCCGTCCAGCGAGCCATCCGGGTGAAGATATCCAACCCCTACCCCAAGCCCCTCGCATCCACGCTCACCTGGGAAACCGAGGGCAAGTGGCAGATCACGCCGCGCTCCGCCAAATACCTGGCGCCCGCCAATGGCGACACCTCCCTCACGTTCGCGGTGCGCGCTCCGGCGGACGGCGTGATGTACCCCACGCCCGTCTATTCCACCGAATACCTCTACGGCCCGGATCAGGCGAAGAAGCTGCTCGTGCGCGGCCGGCTGGAGCTGCGGCCGTCGTTTGCCGTGGTCAAAGCCGCCCGCCCGGTCGTGGTGGACGGCAGGCTCGACGAGTGGCGGGGCGTGCCCGGCGCACCGCTAAGGTATGCATCGCGCATTAGCATCACGGAGGTGGACAACCTCTCCGCCGAGGTGCAGTGGCAGTGGGACGAGAGCAAGCTCTACCTGGCGGTGACCGTGCGGGACAACGTCTTCTACCAGCCCTACACCGGCGACGGGGTGTGGCAGGCCGACTGTCTGGAGATGACCTTCGACCCGGCGGCCGACGGCAACGCCCAGGGCCACCGCGGGGACGACAGCGACTTCAGCATGGCCCGCGTCACCGATGGCTGCCAGGCCTGGGTTGCCCGTTCACCGGACGGCTTCGAAGGCGTGGCCCAGGATATCCCGCTGGCCGTGGAGCGCAGCGGCAACTACACCCTGTACGAGTTCGCCATTCCCGCCTCCCGGCTGGGCCTTACTGGCCTGGAGGCAGGCAAGCACGTCGGCCACAGCCTGGCGGTACAGGATCTGGACGGCAACGTCCCGGGCAAGCGGCACTGGTGGGTGGAGTTGCTGCCCGGGGTCGGCGGGGGCTCGTACCCGTGCCCGCTCTTCGAACTGGTGCTCAAGTAG
- a CDS encoding GNAT family N-acetyltransferase, translated as MIEVRELGPEATGQIDLIPISFRVESVLDVEEIDGGLGGLLLRERKLDQPYVKDYDSDEDERPTRWAGRFDVSNWGFFFALSGDDPVGAATTAFRSPGVHMLEGAADLVVLWDIRMHPDWRRQGIGSKLFERVVDWGRRQGCRQLKIETQNINVPACRFYASRGCRLEAIIRRAYREPQVAHEAMLLWYLDL; from the coding sequence GTGATCGAGGTCAGGGAACTGGGGCCTGAGGCGACGGGGCAAATCGACCTAATCCCTATCAGCTTCCGGGTCGAGTCGGTCCTCGATGTCGAGGAGATCGATGGCGGCCTCGGTGGGCTGCTTCTGAGAGAGAGGAAGCTGGACCAACCATATGTGAAGGACTACGACAGCGACGAGGATGAGAGGCCCACCCGATGGGCGGGCCGGTTCGACGTCTCGAACTGGGGCTTCTTCTTCGCACTCAGCGGGGACGACCCGGTAGGGGCAGCTACCACAGCATTTCGTTCCCCGGGCGTGCACATGCTTGAGGGAGCTGCTGACCTCGTCGTGCTGTGGGACATCCGTATGCACCCGGACTGGCGGAGGCAAGGTATTGGCAGCAAGCTGTTCGAGCGCGTGGTGGACTGGGGCCGGCGGCAGGGCTGTCGGCAGCTGAAGATCGAGACGCAGAATATCAACGTGCCTGCATGCCGGTTCTACGCAAGTCGTGGCTGCCGCCTGGAGGCGATCATCCGCCGCGCGTACCGGGAACCGCAGGTCGCGCACGAAGCGATGCTGCTCTGGTATCTCGATCTCTGA
- a CDS encoding nitroreductase family protein, whose amino-acid sequence MTCAVGLILSAIAVAEELKPIELPKPRTEGGMPLMEALKARQTNRSFSPQKLPEQVLSDLLWAACGVNRPDVGKRTAPSAMNWQEVDVYVALADGVYLYDTKAHRLEPVLADDLRVMTGTQGFVKDVPVNLVYVADLARMKGASDRDKVFYSAADTGFIAQNVYLYCASEGLATVVRGLVNRPALKDAFNLRPDQEVILAQSVGYPKESE is encoded by the coding sequence ATGACGTGCGCGGTCGGACTGATCCTCTCTGCCATCGCCGTCGCAGAGGAGCTCAAACCCATCGAGCTTCCCAAGCCTCGTACCGAAGGCGGCATGCCCCTGATGGAGGCCTTGAAGGCGCGGCAGACTAACCGGTCATTTAGCCCGCAGAAGCTGCCGGAGCAGGTCCTCTCGGATCTCCTCTGGGCGGCGTGCGGGGTCAACAGGCCCGATGTGGGAAAGCGCACCGCACCCAGCGCGATGAACTGGCAGGAGGTCGATGTCTACGTCGCCTTGGCCGACGGGGTCTACCTCTACGACACGAAGGCTCACCGGCTGGAGCCGGTGTTGGCCGACGACCTCCGCGTCATGACGGGAACCCAAGGCTTCGTGAAGGATGTGCCGGTCAACCTGGTGTACGTGGCGGATCTAGCGAGGATGAAGGGAGCGAGCGACAGGGACAAGGTCTTCTACTCCGCCGCCGACACAGGCTTCATCGCTCAGAACGTCTATCTCTACTGTGCCTCAGAAGGCTTGGCGACGGTGGTGAGAGGCTTGGTCAACAGGCCCGCCCTGAAGGATGCTTTCAATCTGCGCCCAGACCAAGAGGTCATCCTGGCGCAGTCCGTAGGCTATCCCAAGGAGTCAGAGTAG